In one window of Macadamia integrifolia cultivar HAES 741 chromosome 2, SCU_Mint_v3, whole genome shotgun sequence DNA:
- the LOC122092371 gene encoding transcription initiation factor TFIID subunit 7 isoform X2: MEEQFILRVPPSVAERIDRLLNENALSSEDNSLDLSFSEDGRNGTFVIGSDRFPTSLLDLPTGVESYKTYDDNVLIKTADIGQIIMVREEGDTAPDDVEYRHGLTPPMRDARRRRFRREPDLNPELVQRVEKDLVNIMAGGTAENVDAGAVEHEDAVNNVRNATKKVAPAPAPKPDAPGAEINAAGEPERSESDDSDDSE; encoded by the exons ATGGAAGAACAATTCATACTCCGAGTTCCACCTTCTGTTGCTGAGCGAATAGACCGCCTTTTGAATGAAAATGCATTATCATCCGAGGATAATTCATTGGATTTGTCCTTTTCTG AGGATGGAAGGAATGGAACATTTGTCATAGGCAGTGATCGTTTCCCTACGTCTCTCTTGGATCTTCCTACCGGTGTGGAATCATATAAAACCTATGATGATAATGTGCTAATCAAAACAGCAGACATTGGTCAG ATAATTATGGTACGAGAAGAGGGTGATACTGCCCCAGATGATGTAGAATACAGGCATGGCCTCACTCCTCCAATGAGAGATGCTCGACGGCGGCGCTTTCGTAGGGAACCAGATCTAAAT CCAGAGCTGGTTCAACGGGTTGAGAAGGATCTGGTGAACATTATGGCTGGTGGAACTGCAGAGAATGTTG ATGCTGGAGCAGTAGAGCATGAAGATGCTGTCAACAATGTGCGAAATGCAACCAAAAAAGTCGCACCTGCACCTGCCCCAAAGCCAGATGCCCCAGGGGCTGAAATCAATGCTGCTGGGGAGCCTGAAAGAAGTGAATCTGATGATTCTGATGATTCCGAGTAA
- the LOC122092371 gene encoding transcription initiation factor TFIID subunit 7 isoform X1: protein MEEQFILRVPPSVAERIDRLLNENALSSEDNSLDLSFSEDGRNGTFVIGSDRFPTSLLDLPTGVESYKTYDDNVLIKTADIGQIIMVREEGDTAPDDVEYRHGLTPPMRDARRRRFRREPDLNPELVQRVEKDLVNIMAGGTAENVVSSHAGAVEHEDAVNNVRNATKKVAPAPAPKPDAPGAEINAAGEPERSESDDSDDSE, encoded by the exons ATGGAAGAACAATTCATACTCCGAGTTCCACCTTCTGTTGCTGAGCGAATAGACCGCCTTTTGAATGAAAATGCATTATCATCCGAGGATAATTCATTGGATTTGTCCTTTTCTG AGGATGGAAGGAATGGAACATTTGTCATAGGCAGTGATCGTTTCCCTACGTCTCTCTTGGATCTTCCTACCGGTGTGGAATCATATAAAACCTATGATGATAATGTGCTAATCAAAACAGCAGACATTGGTCAG ATAATTATGGTACGAGAAGAGGGTGATACTGCCCCAGATGATGTAGAATACAGGCATGGCCTCACTCCTCCAATGAGAGATGCTCGACGGCGGCGCTTTCGTAGGGAACCAGATCTAAAT CCAGAGCTGGTTCAACGGGTTGAGAAGGATCTGGTGAACATTATGGCTGGTGGAACTGCAGAGAATGTTG TTAGTTCACATGCTGGAGCAGTAGAGCATGAAGATGCTGTCAACAATGTGCGAAATGCAACCAAAAAAGTCGCACCTGCACCTGCCCCAAAGCCAGATGCCCCAGGGGCTGAAATCAATGCTGCTGGGGAGCCTGAAAGAAGTGAATCTGATGATTCTGATGATTCCGAGTAA